From one Gemmobacter sp. genomic stretch:
- the dnaQ gene encoding DNA polymerase III subunit epsilon, whose protein sequence is MREIVLDTETTGFEPSEGHRIVEIGAVELFNHMPTGRTYHQYINPERDMPTEAFNVHGLSEDFLRGHPVFRAVGQAFVDFVGDARLIIHNAAFDIKFLNFELGRIGLTHLDWGRVTDTLAMARRKFPGSPASLDALCRRFGVDNSAREKHGALLDSEILAEVYLELIGGRQPDLVLAPAGPVTKGPVVTDTDWRPRPRPAPLPSRLTAEESAAHAAFLDGMGDAAIWKKLL, encoded by the coding sequence ATGCGTGAAATCGTTCTCGATACCGAGACCACGGGGTTCGAACCCTCCGAAGGTCATCGCATCGTCGAAATCGGCGCGGTCGAGTTGTTCAACCACATGCCGACCGGCCGGACCTACCACCAGTATATCAACCCCGAACGCGACATGCCGACCGAGGCGTTCAACGTCCACGGCCTGTCCGAAGACTTCCTGCGCGGCCATCCGGTCTTTCGTGCCGTCGGCCAGGCCTTCGTGGATTTTGTCGGCGATGCCCGGCTGATCATCCACAACGCGGCTTTCGACATCAAGTTTCTCAACTTCGAACTTGGCCGCATCGGGCTGACCCATCTCGACTGGGGCCGCGTGACCGATACGCTCGCCATGGCGCGGCGCAAGTTTCCGGGCTCGCCCGCCTCGCTCGATGCGCTCTGCCGCCGTTTCGGGGTGGACAATTCCGCGCGCGAAAAACACGGCGCGCTGCTGGACAGTGAAATCCTGGCCGAAGTCTATCTGGAACTGATCGGCGGCCGTCAGCCCGATCTGGTTCTGGCCCCCGCCGGCCCGGTCACCAAGGGCCCCGTGGTCACCGATACCGACTGGCGCCCGCGTCCGCGCCCCGCCCCCCTGCCGTCCCGGCTGACCGCTGAAGAATCCGCCGCGCATGCGGCCTTCCTTGACGGCATGGGCGACGCGGCAATCTGGAAAAAGCTTCTCTAA
- the coaE gene encoding dephospho-CoA kinase (Dephospho-CoA kinase (CoaE) performs the final step in coenzyme A biosynthesis.), which yields MTRYILGLTGGIGMGKSTTAQMFAAEGVPVWDADSTVHRLYSAGGAAVAPLSQAFPEALVDGAIDRGRLKACIAADPAALKRIESIVHPLVGQDRVDFLARTDADIVLLDIPLLFEGTSASLCDGVAVVSVPADVQRARVLARGTMTAADLDRILANQMPDAEKRARATWVIDTSTLDGARAKVRAILSQIRETLSHA from the coding sequence ATGACGCGCTATATCCTTGGCCTGACCGGCGGGATCGGCATGGGAAAATCCACCACCGCCCAGATGTTCGCCGCCGAAGGCGTGCCGGTCTGGGATGCGGATTCCACCGTGCACAGGCTCTATTCGGCCGGTGGTGCCGCTGTTGCTCCCCTTTCGCAGGCTTTCCCCGAGGCGCTGGTCGACGGCGCCATCGACCGTGGCAGGCTCAAGGCGTGCATCGCCGCCGATCCTGCGGCGTTGAAACGCATCGAATCCATCGTCCACCCACTGGTGGGCCAAGACCGGGTGGATTTTCTTGCCCGCACCGATGCCGATATCGTCCTCCTCGACATCCCCCTGTTGTTCGAGGGCACATCGGCCAGCCTTTGCGATGGCGTTGCGGTCGTCTCGGTCCCCGCCGATGTGCAGCGCGCCCGCGTTCTGGCCCGCGGCACCATGACGGCGGCCGATCTGGACCGCATCCTTGCCAACCAGATGCCCGATGCCGAAAAGCGCGCCCGCGCCACCTGGGTCATCGACACCTCGACGCTGGACGGCGCCCGTGCGAAAGTGCGTGCCATCCTGTCCCAGATCCGGGAAACCCTGTCGCATGCGTGA
- a CDS encoding shikimate dehydrogenase: MTTPLDRIPLAGVIGSPIAHSRSPALHGFWLRRYGIAGHYIPMEVAPADLAAALRMLPKLGFVGCNVTIPHKEAILGIADIVTDRAALIGAANTLIFRKDGKLHADNTDGIGFLNNLRQEAPHWLPSAGPAAVFGAGGAARAVVSALLDAGVPEVRIANRTRPRADSLRADFGARVHVVDWTQGGNMVEDAMTVVNTTSLGMVGKSEFRIPLDALNPRALVTDIVYNPLETPFLRAAREAGCTTVDGLGMLLHQAVPGFERWFGTRPVVDAETRAAVLAA, translated from the coding sequence ATGACCACCCCGCTTGATCGCATTCCGCTGGCCGGTGTCATCGGCTCGCCTATTGCCCATTCCCGCTCCCCTGCCCTGCACGGGTTCTGGCTGCGCCGCTATGGCATTGCCGGCCACTACATCCCGATGGAGGTGGCGCCGGCCGACCTGGCCGCCGCGCTGCGGATGTTGCCGAAACTGGGCTTTGTCGGCTGCAATGTGACGATCCCGCACAAGGAGGCGATCCTTGGCATCGCCGATATCGTGACCGATCGCGCGGCGCTGATCGGTGCGGCGAACACGCTGATCTTCCGCAAGGATGGCAAGCTGCACGCCGACAACACCGATGGCATCGGCTTTCTGAACAACCTGCGGCAAGAGGCGCCGCATTGGCTTCCCTCGGCCGGACCGGCGGCCGTGTTCGGCGCCGGTGGCGCGGCGCGGGCCGTTGTTTCGGCCCTGCTGGATGCCGGGGTGCCCGAGGTGCGCATTGCCAACCGCACCCGCCCCCGGGCCGACAGCCTGCGCGCCGATTTTGGCGCCCGCGTGCATGTCGTCGACTGGACGCAAGGCGGCAACATGGTTGAAGATGCCATGACCGTGGTCAACACCACCTCGCTTGGCATGGTCGGCAAGTCGGAATTCCGCATCCCGCTGGATGCCCTAAATCCCCGCGCCCTGGTCACCGACATTGTCTACAACCCGCTGGAAACCCCCTTCCTGCGCGCCGCGCGCGAGGCGGGCTGCACCACGGTCGATGGTCTGGGCATGTTGCTGCATCAGGCTGTCCCCGGGTTCGAACGCTGGTTCGGCACCCGCCCGGTGGTCGATGCCGAAACGCGGGCGGCGGTGCTGGCGGCATGA
- a CDS encoding Maf family protein: protein MPPLVLASASPIRAALLRNAGVAVECHPARIDEDAIRAALTAEGAHPRDQADALAEMKAAKLAQRFPAAVVIGCDQVLDYGGTVFAKPDTPDAARAQLLALRGRTHKLLSAVVVYHQGGPVWRHVGEVRLTMRDFSDEYLEDYLTRNGTDVLDSVGGYKLESEGVRLFSGVEGDYFTVLGLPLVALLGYLGQRGMIPA from the coding sequence ATGCCCCCGCTTGTTCTTGCCTCCGCCTCGCCCATCCGCGCTGCCTTGTTGCGCAACGCGGGGGTCGCGGTGGAATGCCACCCGGCCCGGATCGACGAAGACGCGATCCGCGCCGCCCTGACCGCCGAAGGCGCGCATCCGCGCGATCAGGCCGATGCCCTGGCCGAAATGAAGGCCGCCAAACTGGCCCAGCGGTTTCCCGCCGCCGTGGTCATCGGCTGCGATCAGGTGCTGGATTATGGCGGCACGGTTTTTGCCAAGCCCGATACGCCTGATGCAGCGCGGGCACAGTTGCTGGCGCTTCGTGGCCGCACCCACAAGCTTCTGTCGGCGGTCGTGGTATACCATCAGGGTGGCCCCGTCTGGCGCCACGTGGGGGAGGTTCGACTGACGATGCGCGATTTTTCCGATGAGTATCTTGAGGATTACCTCACCCGCAACGGCACCGACGTGCTGGACAGCGTCGGTGGGTACAAGCTGGAATCCGAAGGCGTGCGGCTGTTTTCCGGTGTCGAGGGCGATTATTTCACCGTTCTCGGCCTACCGCTGGTGGCGCTGCTGGGCTACCTTGGTCAACGGGGGATGATCCCGGCATGA
- the hemJ gene encoding protoporphyrinogen oxidase HemJ codes for MLDLLATAYPWVKAMHVVSVIAWMAGLFYLPRLYVYHAEQVQAELTQAEDMFCTMERRLLRAIMNPAMISTWIFGLLLVATPGIVDWSMVWPWAKAASVLAMSWFHMWLAARRKDFAAGRNVRSGRTYRMMNEVPTLLMLIIVFAVIVKF; via the coding sequence ATGCTCGATCTGCTGGCCACCGCCTATCCTTGGGTGAAAGCGATGCATGTCGTATCGGTGATCGCCTGGATGGCAGGACTGTTCTATCTGCCACGGCTGTATGTCTATCATGCGGAGCAAGTGCAGGCAGAGCTGACGCAGGCCGAGGACATGTTCTGCACGATGGAACGCCGCCTGCTGCGGGCGATCATGAACCCGGCGATGATTTCGACCTGGATTTTCGGGTTACTGCTGGTGGCAACGCCTGGCATCGTGGACTGGTCGATGGTCTGGCCCTGGGCCAAGGCCGCATCGGTGCTGGCCATGAGCTGGTTCCACATGTGGCTGGCGGCACGGCGCAAGGACTTTGCTGCGGGCCGCAATGTCAGATCCGGGCGCACCTACAGGATGATGAACGAGGTTCCGACGCTTTTGATGCTGATCATCGTCTTTGCCGTGATCGTGAAGTTCTGA
- the rho gene encoding transcription termination factor Rho, with protein sequence MSEQLKLSDLKAKTPADLLAMAEEWEIENASSMRKGEMMFQILKEHAEEGFEIGGDGVLEVLQDGFGFLRSPEANYLPGPDDIYVSPDMIRQWSLRTGDSVEGVIQAPRENERYFCLTKVTRINFEEPEKARHKVAFDNLTPLYPDERLKMEIEDPTIKDRSARIIDLVSPIGKGQRSLIVAPPRTGKTVLLQNIARSIEVNHPECYLIVLLIDERPEEVTDMQRSVKGEVISSTFDEPATRHVAVAEMVIEKAKRLVEHKRDVVILLDSITRLGRAFNTVVPSSGKVLTGGVDANALQRPKRFFGAARNIEEGGSLTIIATALIDTGSRMDEVIFEEFKGTGNSEIVLDRKVADKRIFPAMDILKSGTRKEELLVAKNDLQKTYVLRRILNPMGTTDAIEFLISKLKQTKTNSEFFDSMNS encoded by the coding sequence ATGAGCGAGCAGCTGAAACTCTCTGACCTGAAAGCCAAGACGCCGGCCGATCTGCTGGCCATGGCCGAGGAATGGGAGATCGAGAACGCCTCGTCCATGCGCAAGGGCGAGATGATGTTCCAGATCCTCAAGGAACATGCCGAGGAAGGTTTCGAGATTGGCGGGGATGGCGTTCTGGAAGTCCTCCAGGATGGCTTCGGCTTTCTGCGCAGCCCGGAAGCGAACTATCTGCCGGGCCCGGATGATATCTATGTCTCGCCCGACATGATCCGGCAGTGGTCGTTGCGCACCGGGGACTCCGTTGAAGGCGTGATTCAGGCGCCGCGCGAGAATGAGCGGTATTTTTGCCTGACCAAGGTGACGCGCATCAACTTTGAAGAGCCGGAAAAGGCGCGTCACAAGGTGGCGTTCGACAACCTTACGCCGCTTTACCCCGATGAACGGCTGAAGATGGAGATCGAGGATCCTACCATCAAGGACCGTTCGGCGCGGATCATCGACCTGGTGTCGCCGATCGGCAAAGGCCAGCGGTCGCTGATAGTGGCGCCACCGCGCACCGGCAAGACGGTGCTGTTGCAGAACATCGCGCGGTCGATCGAGGTGAACCACCCGGAATGCTACCTGATCGTCCTGCTGATCGACGAACGGCCGGAAGAGGTGACCGACATGCAGCGGTCGGTGAAGGGCGAGGTCATTTCCTCGACCTTTGACGAACCGGCGACGCGGCACGTGGCCGTGGCGGAAATGGTGATCGAAAAGGCCAAACGGTTGGTCGAGCATAAGCGAGATGTTGTTATCTTGCTGGATTCGATCACAAGACTTGGTAGGGCGTTCAACACAGTGGTGCCGTCTTCGGGCAAGGTTCTGACGGGTGGTGTCGATGCGAACGCGCTGCAACGGCCGAAGCGGTTCTTTGGTGCGGCGCGGAATATCGAGGAAGGCGGGTCGCTGACCATCATCGCGACAGCGCTGATTGATACTGGCAGCCGGATGGACGAGGTGATCTTTGAAGAATTCAAAGGCACTGGCAACAGCGAGATCGTGCTGGACCGCAAGGTCGCGGACAAGCGGATCTTCCCGGCGATGGACATTCTCAAGTCCGGCACCCGCAAGGAAGAGCTGCTGGTTGCCAAAAACGATCTGCAGAAGACCTATGTGCTGCGCCGCATCCTGAACCCGATGGGGACGACGGATGCCATCGAGTTCCTGATCTCGAAGTTGAAGCAGACCAAGACCAATTCGGAATTCTTCGATTCGATGAACAGCTGA
- the mnmE gene encoding tRNA uridine-5-carboxymethylaminomethyl(34) synthesis GTPase MnmE yields the protein MDTIYALATARGKAGVAVVRVSGPQARDALLPMVGSFGPPRVAALRVLKDGDEVLDQALVLLFEADRSFTGEIVVELHLHGSQAIVQAVLFRLGQLPGFRLAQAGEFTRRALENGRLDLAQVEGLADLIEAETELQRRQAMRVFSGALGERSEGWRRKLIRAAALIEAVLDFADEDVPVDVRPEVLALIDTVVAELQAEREGYTAAERIRDGFEVAIVGAPNAGKSTLLNRLAGRKAAITSEHAGTTRDVLEVRMDLRGIPVTVLDTAGLRPTLDPVEAMGVALAIERAKAADLRVFLMGGDGTPEGIDVQADDIVVQGKSDLAVGEGLAISGLTGHGVDQLVDLVAGRLEQRTAGSATIIRARHRQVVEQSIGALESARLVVMSGADGDEIAADALRLAIGLMDDLVGRIGVEDLLGEIFASFCIGK from the coding sequence ATGGACACGATCTATGCCCTGGCAACCGCGCGGGGCAAGGCGGGCGTTGCGGTTGTCCGGGTTTCGGGACCGCAGGCCCGGGATGCGCTGTTGCCGATGGTGGGGTCGTTCGGCCCGCCTCGCGTTGCCGCGCTGCGTGTTCTGAAAGACGGTGACGAGGTTCTGGACCAGGCCTTGGTGCTGTTGTTCGAGGCTGACCGCAGCTTTACCGGCGAAATCGTGGTGGAACTGCATCTGCATGGCAGTCAGGCCATTGTGCAGGCAGTGTTGTTTCGGTTGGGGCAACTGCCTGGTTTCAGATTGGCGCAGGCTGGCGAGTTCACCCGACGAGCGTTGGAGAATGGGCGGCTGGATCTGGCGCAGGTCGAGGGACTGGCCGATCTGATCGAGGCCGAGACGGAATTGCAGCGCCGGCAAGCCATGCGGGTGTTCTCTGGTGCGCTTGGCGAACGCTCCGAGGGCTGGCGGCGCAAGCTGATCCGGGCGGCGGCATTGATCGAGGCGGTGCTGGATTTTGCCGATGAGGATGTGCCGGTCGACGTTCGCCCCGAGGTTCTGGCGCTGATCGATACGGTGGTTGCCGAGTTGCAGGCCGAACGCGAGGGTTATACAGCCGCCGAACGCATTCGTGATGGTTTTGAGGTGGCGATTGTCGGGGCACCGAATGCTGGCAAGTCGACGTTGCTGAACCGCTTGGCTGGGCGGAAAGCGGCGATAACCTCGGAACACGCAGGAACAACGCGCGATGTGCTGGAGGTTCGGATGGACCTGCGCGGCATACCCGTGACGGTGCTGGATACGGCGGGGTTGCGCCCGACCCTGGATCCGGTGGAGGCGATGGGTGTCGCTTTGGCGATTGAACGGGCCAAAGCCGCGGATCTGCGCGTGTTCCTGATGGGTGGTGACGGAACGCCCGAGGGGATTGACGTTCAGGCCGATGATATTGTCGTGCAAGGAAAATCTGATCTTGCTGTTGGTGAGGGTCTGGCGATTTCCGGGTTGACCGGGCATGGGGTTGACCAGCTGGTGGATCTTGTTGCTGGCCGGCTTGAACAGCGGACGGCGGGGTCGGCAACGATTATCCGGGCCAGGCATCGGCAGGTGGTGGAACAGTCCATTGGGGCTTTGGAATCGGCGCGACTGGTGGTAATGAGTGGCGCGGACGGCGACGAGATTGCGGCTGATGCTTTGCGGCTTGCGATCGGCTTGATGGATGATCTGGTAGGGCGGATAGGTGTGGAAGACCTCTTGGGAGAGATCTTCGCATCGTTCTGCATCGGGAAGTAG
- the mnmG gene encoding tRNA uridine-5-carboxymethylaminomethyl(34) synthesis enzyme MnmG — MKHYDVIVVGGGHAGAEAADAAARSGAQVALVTMRADRIGIMSCNPAIGGLGKGHLVREIDALDGLMARAGDRAGIQYRLLNRRKGPAVQGPRIQADRALYRMAVQGILADREDLAIIEGEVAGFAMAGTTITGVVLSDGTALQSRAVVLTAGTFLNGIIHVGPQKSSGGRVGDVASNRLAEMLRELAPGRGRLKTGTPPRLDGDTIDWDNLERQAGDEKPVMLSFLNRRPMARQISCGITHTNDRTHDIVRDNLSKSAMYGGFIEGIGPRYCPSIEDKIVRFADKSSHQVFLEPEGLDDKTVYPNGISTSLPADVQEHYVRSIRGLEQVRILQAGYAIEYDYFDPCGLTRGLSVRSMSGLYFAGQINGTTGYEEAAAQGLLAGLNAARHARGEDDVILQRTNSYIGVMIDDLVTRGVTEPYRMFTSRAEYRLSLRVDNADQRLTPLGIELGCIGPERQAAFDIKMNQLQTARAVLEHDRFSPNELSAVGIAANKDGVRRTALELLTFPEVTRDQIAVLVPAMNELDQDVLDQLEKEALYAAYESRQKTQLDAVRRDESWIIPTGFDFSGISGLSNELRQKLERVRPESLAQAARIEGMTPAALALLHLRLRVVGNAAAREASA, encoded by the coding sequence ATGAAACATTACGACGTGATCGTGGTGGGCGGCGGCCATGCTGGTGCCGAGGCGGCAGATGCTGCGGCGCGGTCTGGTGCGCAGGTTGCCCTGGTGACGATGCGCGCTGACCGGATCGGGATCATGTCCTGCAATCCGGCGATTGGTGGTTTGGGCAAGGGGCATTTGGTTCGAGAGATTGATGCGCTTGACGGGTTGATGGCGCGCGCGGGTGATCGCGCGGGAATTCAGTATCGTCTTTTGAACCGCAGGAAGGGGCCAGCCGTCCAAGGACCGCGCATCCAGGCTGACCGCGCGCTGTACCGGATGGCCGTACAGGGCATTCTGGCGGATCGCGAAGACCTTGCGATTATCGAGGGCGAGGTTGCAGGCTTTGCCATGGCCGGCACGACCATCACCGGAGTGGTTCTGAGTGATGGAACTGCGTTGCAATCCCGGGCTGTTGTGCTGACGGCGGGTACCTTTCTGAACGGCATCATTCATGTTGGTCCGCAAAAATCTTCTGGCGGTCGTGTTGGTGATGTGGCCTCAAACCGCCTTGCAGAAATGCTGCGAGAACTTGCGCCCGGGCGGGGCAGGTTGAAGACAGGGACGCCGCCTCGGCTGGACGGTGACACGATTGACTGGGATAATCTGGAGCGACAAGCCGGCGATGAAAAGCCGGTTATGCTGTCGTTTCTGAACCGGAGGCCCATGGCTCGGCAGATTTCGTGCGGAATCACCCATACCAATGATCGGACGCATGACATTGTGCGCGACAATCTGTCGAAATCTGCCATGTACGGCGGATTCATTGAGGGGATAGGGCCGCGATACTGTCCCTCCATCGAAGACAAGATTGTCCGCTTTGCCGACAAGAGCAGCCATCAGGTGTTTCTGGAGCCTGAAGGACTGGATGACAAGACGGTTTACCCGAACGGTATTTCGACCTCGTTGCCTGCGGATGTGCAGGAACACTATGTCCGGTCGATCCGTGGCCTGGAGCAGGTGCGGATCCTTCAGGCCGGCTATGCGATCGAGTATGACTATTTCGATCCCTGTGGCTTGACGCGCGGTCTGTCTGTTCGTTCGATGTCGGGATTGTACTTTGCAGGGCAGATCAACGGAACGACGGGTTACGAAGAGGCGGCTGCCCAAGGTTTGCTGGCTGGACTGAACGCAGCGCGGCATGCGCGCGGTGAAGACGATGTCATTCTTCAGCGGACCAACAGTTATATCGGCGTCATGATCGACGATCTTGTCACGCGCGGCGTGACTGAACCCTATCGCATGTTCACTTCGCGCGCGGAATATCGGCTTAGCCTGCGGGTTGATAATGCTGACCAACGATTGACACCGCTTGGCATCGAGCTGGGGTGTATCGGCCCAGAACGGCAGGCTGCGTTCGATATCAAGATGAATCAGCTTCAAACAGCGCGCGCCGTGCTGGAGCATGACAGGTTCAGCCCGAATGAGCTTTCCGCCGTCGGTATTGCAGCGAACAAGGACGGGGTCCGGCGGACTGCATTGGAACTGCTGACCTTTCCCGAGGTTACGCGCGATCAGATCGCCGTTCTGGTTCCTGCGATGAACGAGCTGGACCAGGATGTGCTCGATCAGCTGGAGAAAGAGGCACTCTATGCTGCCTACGAGTCTCGGCAGAAGACCCAGCTGGACGCCGTTCGCCGCGATGAAAGCTGGATCATACCGACCGGATTTGATTTTTCGGGTATCTCTGGTCTGTCGAATGAACTACGACAGAAGCTCGAACGCGTCCGCCCGGAATCTCTGGCGCAGGCTGCGCGGATTGAAGGCATGACTCCTGCTGCACTGGCGTTGTTGCATCTGCGGCTGCGCGTGGTCGGAAATGCGGCTGCGCGGGAGGCATCTGCGTGA
- the rsmG gene encoding 16S rRNA (guanine(527)-N(7))-methyltransferase RsmG: MTGQLLSEASGLEVSVDTLRRLEMFCDLVRKWNPRINLVAKASIEDIWVRHIVDSAQLYRFAPQVSPLWADLGSGGGFPGVILAVLSRQAAPDRRHVLIESDQRKAVFLREAARALDCRIMVVSDRIEHVDVVSADVVTARALAPLPQLLGLVARHLKPDGTAILPKGAAYDEELASARANWCFDVNIHDSVTGAGGHILQISGLRARIEGQ; the protein is encoded by the coding sequence GTGACGGGGCAGTTGCTGTCGGAGGCATCCGGGCTGGAGGTTTCTGTCGATACTTTGCGGCGGCTGGAGATGTTCTGCGACCTGGTCCGGAAGTGGAACCCACGGATAAATTTGGTAGCCAAGGCAAGCATTGAAGATATCTGGGTGCGGCATATCGTTGATTCCGCACAGCTTTATCGCTTTGCGCCGCAGGTCTCCCCTCTATGGGCGGATCTTGGATCGGGCGGTGGCTTTCCAGGCGTCATTCTTGCGGTGTTGTCCCGGCAGGCGGCACCGGATCGTCGCCACGTGCTGATCGAATCCGATCAGCGGAAGGCCGTCTTTCTGCGAGAGGCGGCGCGCGCGCTTGATTGCAGGATCATGGTGGTCAGTGATCGCATTGAGCATGTCGATGTAGTCAGCGCCGATGTCGTCACGGCCCGCGCCCTTGCGCCGCTGCCGCAATTGCTTGGCCTTGTGGCGCGCCATTTGAAGCCGGATGGTACTGCCATCTTGCCGAAAGGTGCGGCCTATGACGAGGAGCTTGCATCTGCGCGTGCAAACTGGTGCTTTGACGTGAATATTCACGACAGTGTCACCGGAGCAGGCGGGCATATCCTGCAAATATCGGGCTTGAGGGCACGGATAGAAGGTCAGTAG
- a CDS encoding AAA family ATPase — protein MRIIAIANQKGGVGKTTTTINLGAALAEQGKRVLLIDLDPQGNTSTGLGVAPGSRKATSYDLLLGEAIPEPQLLTVGGGNLWLIPANTDLASADIELHAHEKRSFLLHDALRGELLDRTRFDYVLIDCPPSLNLLTVNAMVAAHAVLVPLQAEFFALEGLSQLMMTIREVRLKANPGLRIEGVVLTMADMRNRLSQQVEADVRETLGDLVFRNVIPRNVRISEAPSYALTILDYDPASKGGQAYRALALEVLERHESGGQKEARA, from the coding sequence ATGAGAATCATAGCAATTGCGAACCAGAAGGGTGGAGTCGGCAAAACCACGACGACCATCAATCTTGGGGCTGCGCTGGCCGAACAGGGCAAGCGGGTTCTGCTGATCGATCTCGATCCTCAGGGTAATACCTCGACAGGTCTCGGAGTTGCTCCTGGTTCACGGAAGGCGACAAGCTATGACCTGCTTTTGGGCGAGGCAATCCCCGAGCCGCAGCTTCTGACTGTTGGGGGGGGGAATCTATGGCTGATTCCGGCGAATACCGACCTGGCCTCTGCCGATATCGAGCTTCACGCACATGAGAAGCGCAGCTTTCTGCTGCATGATGCATTGCGCGGCGAACTTCTGGACCGGACGCGGTTCGACTATGTTCTGATCGACTGTCCGCCGTCGCTGAATTTGCTGACAGTGAATGCGATGGTTGCGGCACATGCCGTTCTTGTGCCGCTTCAGGCAGAGTTCTTTGCGCTGGAAGGATTGTCGCAGTTGATGATGACCATCCGTGAGGTACGTTTGAAAGCGAACCCCGGACTGCGTATCGAAGGCGTTGTGCTGACCATGGCAGACATGCGCAATCGATTGTCCCAGCAGGTCGAGGCAGACGTGCGCGAAACGCTTGGCGATCTGGTCTTTCGCAACGTGATTCCACGGAACGTGCGGATCAGCGAGGCGCCGTCCTATGCTCTGACGATTCTGGACTATGATCCGGCCTCCAAGGGTGGACAGGCCTATCGGGCCCTTGCCCTTGAGGTGCTGGAGCGTCATGAGAGTGGCGGACAGAAGGAGGCAAGAGCATGA
- a CDS encoding ParB/RepB/Spo0J family partition protein, protein MNDRKVERRGLGRGLSALMADVGMTEAEPIRGNAGVREVPIEHVQPNPDQPRRRFSDEALSELADSIREKGVLQPLLVRERGDSFEIVAGERRWRAAQIAQLHVVPVIVRDYDDTEVLEVAIIENIQRADLSPVEEAAAYRQLIERFGHTQEKVAETLGKSRSYIANSLRLLTLPDDVIGMVETGALSSGHARALVSSEKASALARKIVDQGMTVREVERLVREDKTGKGAARGYRSRHGQKDDDTLALEADVSSNLGMGVKIMHEPHTGGGTLSIRYTTLEQLDMLCRVLSAIPSDYQG, encoded by the coding sequence ATGAATGATCGCAAGGTAGAGCGTCGTGGCCTGGGCCGCGGCCTGTCGGCGCTGATGGCCGACGTTGGCATGACCGAGGCCGAGCCGATTCGTGGCAATGCCGGGGTCCGGGAAGTTCCGATCGAGCATGTCCAGCCGAACCCTGATCAGCCGCGACGTCGTTTCAGCGACGAGGCACTGTCGGAGCTTGCCGATTCGATTCGCGAGAAGGGGGTTCTTCAGCCGCTTCTGGTTCGCGAGCGGGGGGATAGCTTTGAGATTGTGGCTGGCGAGCGACGCTGGCGGGCCGCGCAGATCGCGCAGCTTCATGTGGTTCCTGTCATCGTGCGCGACTATGATGATACGGAAGTTCTTGAAGTTGCGATCATCGAGAACATTCAGCGCGCCGATCTGAGCCCGGTCGAGGAAGCGGCGGCCTATCGCCAGTTGATCGAACGCTTTGGTCATACGCAGGAGAAGGTCGCCGAAACGCTTGGCAAGAGCCGCAGCTATATTGCCAACTCTCTGCGGTTGCTGACGCTGCCGGACGATGTCATCGGAATGGTCGAAACGGGCGCCCTGTCATCGGGGCATGCCCGCGCGCTTGTATCGTCAGAGAAGGCATCCGCCTTGGCGCGGAAGATTGTTGATCAGGGCATGACCGTGCGCGAAGTCGAGCGACTGGTTCGCGAAGACAAGACCGGCAAGGGGGCGGCCCGGGGCTATCGCTCGCGCCATGGTCAGAAGGATGACGATACCCTGGCGCTGGAGGCCGATGTGTCGAGCAATCTGGGTATGGGCGTGAAAATCATGCACGAGCCCCATACTGGCGGCGGCACGTTGAGCATTCGCTACACCACGCTGGAACAGTTGGATATGCTGTGCCGTGTCCTGTCGGCGATCCCGTCGGACTATCAGGGCTGA